One window from the genome of Diospyros lotus cultivar Yz01 chromosome 11, ASM1463336v1, whole genome shotgun sequence encodes:
- the LOC127812602 gene encoding 60S ribosomal protein L24-like: MVLKTELCRFSGAKIYPGKGIRFVRADSQVFLFSNSKCKRYFHNRLKPSKLTWTAMYRKQHKKDIAAEAVKKRRRTTKKPYSRSIVGATLEVIQKRRTEKPEIRDAAREAALREIKERIKKTKDERKAKKAEVMAKAQKTGKGSIPKGAAPKGPKLGGGGGKR, translated from the exons ATGGTTCTCAA GACTGAGCTTTGCCGCTTCAGTGGTGCCAAGATATACCCAGGCAAGGGTATCAGATTTGTTCGTGCAGATTCGCAG GTGTTCCTCTTTTCCAACTCAAAATGCAAGAGGTACTTCCACAATCGACTAAAGCCATCAAAGCTTACCTGGACAGCAATGTACAGGAAGCAACACAAGAAG GATATTGCTGCTGAAGCTGTGAAGAAGAGGCGCCGAACCACCAAGAAGCCTTACTCAAGGTCTATAGTTGGTGCCACACTGGAAGTTATTCAGAAAAGAAGAACTGAGAAGCCAGAAATCCGAGATGCTGCTCGGGAGGCTGCACTTCG AGAAATCAAGGAGAGGATTAAGAAAACCAAGGATGAAAGGAAGGCAAAGAAAGCAGAGGTAATGGCCAAGGCACAGAAGACAGGCAAGGGAAGCATTCCTAAAGGTGCTGCACCCAAGGGTCCAAAGCTTGGAGGTGGTGGGGGAAAACGATAA
- the LOC127812525 gene encoding replication factor C subunit 2: MATSSSSSSSAHAYEIPWVEKYRPTKVADIVGNEDAVSRLQVIARDGNMPNLILAGPPGTGKTTSILALAHELLGPNCREAVLELNASDDRGIDVVRNKIKMFAQKKVTLPPGKHKIIILDEADSMTSGAQQALRRTMEVFSNTTRFALACNISSKIIEPIQSRCALVRFSRLSDQEILGRLMVVVEAEKVPYVPEGLEAIIFTADGDMRQALNNLQATYSGFRFVNQENVFKVCDQPHPLHVKNMVRKVLEGKFDDACAGLKQLYDLGYSPTDIITTLFRIIKNYDMAEYLKLEFMKETGFAHMRICDGVGSYLQLCGLLAKLAVVRDTAKAA; encoded by the exons ATGGCGacgtcttcttcttcgtcttcatcGGCTCACGCCTACGAGATCCCGTGGGTGGAGAAGTACAGGCCGACCAAAGTGGCCGACATCGTCGGCAACGAAGATGCCGTGTCGAGGCTCCAAGTCATCGCTCGCGACGGCAACATGCCTAATCTCATCCTTGCC GGCCCTCCTGGAACTGGTAAAACCACTAGTATACTGGCTCTTGCGCATGAGCTTCTTGGACCAAATTGTAGGGAGGCAGTTTTGGAGCTAAATGCATCAGATGATAG GGGAATTGATGTTGTTAGgaataaaattaagatgtttGCACAAAAGAAAGTTACACTACCTCCAGGGAAGCACAAGATAATAATTTTGGATGAAGCTGACAG CATGACATCTGGAGCACAACAAGCCTTGAGGAGGACAATGGAAGTATTTTCGAACACAACCCGTTTTGCTCTTGCCTGCAATATATCTTCTAAAATTATTGAGCCTATCCAGAGTAGATGTGCCCTTGTTCGATTTTCAAGATTATCCGATCAAGAAATTCTTGGCCGTCTCATGGTGGTGGTTGAAGCAGAAAAG GTTCCTTATGTCCCAGAAGGCCTTGAAGCAATCATTTTCACTGCGGATGGTGATATGAGGCAGGCATTGAACAACTTGCAAGCTACATACAGTGGATTCCGGTTTGTTAACCAAGAAAATGTCTTCAAG GTATGTGACCAGCCTCATCCATTGCATGTGAAGAATATGGTGCGCAAGGTATTAGAAGGGAAATTCGATGATGCCTGTGCTGGTTTGAAGCAGCTCTATGATTTGGGCTACTCTCCCACTGACATAATTACAACCCTTTTTCGAATCATCAAGAACTATGATATGGCAGAGTATTTGAAACTGGAGTTCATGAAG GAAACTGGATTTGCACATATGAGAATCTGTGATGGGGTTGGATCATATCTTCAGCTATGTGGGTTGCTGGCTAAACTGGCAGTGGTTCGGGACACTGCTAAAGCGGCATAA